The DNA sequence ACCAAGGAACCATCCGGCGCCTACACCACCGAAATCACCGATGCGGCGCTGAAATAGTCAAATCGAACCCGAAAGCATGGAACGCGCGGCTCCGCCCGCGCGTTTCGTTTTTCAGTGGTAACGTATTTGATGAATTGCAATATCCGGGCCTATACAAAAATGTATATCAACCATCGCGGCTATGCGGATTGATTTGCACGACAACAACAATTAGAGTCCCGCCCACAAGACTGCCAAATTTGATCTTGTAGAAAAAGCACAAGGGCAAGGTGCTTGAGATTCGCGTTGAGGGGCGTTTGAATCGGGAGGATCGAAAAGGAAGTATTGTGATCCCTTGTTTCACATTCGCTATCGCATGACCTATTAAAACACGCCTCACGGCTGCAGGACATGTGATCGGATATTGCGCGAGCCAAGACACATGCAGCATAAAGTTACTTTTAACCGCTTCGTTTTCGTCCTTCTTTCCGCAACGGCCCTGCCCTTTTCGGCTGCCGCCGAAGGCGAAGCGCCGGCACCGGTCAAACAGCAGAACCTGCCCTCCATCATCGTGGCGCACGCCGCAAAACGCGATCTCGTGGACCGCATCATCGCGACAGGCACAATCCGCCCCGTGGACGAGATCTACGTCCAGCCGCTGGTTGACGGCCTGTCGATCGACACGCTGAATGCCGATATTGGCGACCGGGTGGAAGCCAATGCAGTTCTGGCCGTGCTTTCGTCCGACAGCCTTGTGCTGCAAAAGAGCCAGCTTGAGGCCAACAAGGCCAAGGCCGAAGCCTCCGTCACCCAGTCGAAGGCGCAGGTGCTGGAAGCGCAGGCCAATCTCAACGATGCCCTTCGTCAGCGTGACCGCGCCGCCAAGCTCGGCCAGAGCGGCTCCGGTTCGGTTTCGGAGACGGAAAAGACCGAAGCCGCCGCGCAAGTGGCACAGGCCCGGCTGGAGGCAGCAAAACAGGCGGTGTCCGCCGGCGAGGCTGACATCAAGGTCGTCGCCGCGCAGATCGACGATATCGATCTGAAACTGACCCGCACCGGCGTGAAAACTCCTGTCGCCGGCATCGTCTCAGCCAAGAACGCCAAGGTCGGGGCCATTGCCAGCGGTGCCGGAAATCCGCTTTTCACCGTCATCAAGGATGGCGCGATCGAACTCGTCGCTGATCTCTCGGAAACCGATATCCAGAAGGTCAAGGCCGGCCAGAAAGCCTATTTGACGGTTGCCGGCGGAGCCCAGAAAATAGAGGGCAAGGTGCGCCTCGTTTCGCCGACCGTCGATCCGACGACGCGCCTCGGTTCCGTGCATGTGGTGCTGCCGGAAAACAGCCCGGCACGATCAGGCATGTATGCTAGCGCCGAGATCATCGTTGAAGAGACGAACGCGCTTGCCCTGCCGCTATCGGCCGTCACTTCCGGACGCGAAGGCTCGACCACCCGCAAGGTGGAAGGCGACGTCGTCAAGCAGGTGAAGATCGAGACCGGCATAGAAGACAGCGGTTTCATCGAAATTGTCAGCGGCCTTGCCGCTGGAGACAAGGTTGTCGAGAAAGCTGGAGCATTCGTGCGCGATGGTGACCGGATCCGCCCGGTTGAAGCCCAGACGGCTGCGTCCAACTGACTGAGGGAATGAAATGAACTTCTCCGCATGGTCAATCCGTAACCCGATTGCGCCGCTTCTCGGCTTCGCGCTTTTGATGATCCTCGGCATGCAGGCCTTCAAGACCCTGCCGATCACCCGTTTTCCGAATATCGACGTCCCCGTCGTTGCCGTCACCGTGACCCAGAGCGGCGCTTCGCCCTCCGAGCTGGAAATGCAGGTGACGAAGGAGATCGAAGACGCGGTCGCCGCCATCAGCGGCGTCGATGAAATACAGTCCAGCGTAGTCGACGGCCAATCGACGACCACGGTCGTCTTCCGCATCGAAAAGCCGACGGAAGAGGCGGTTCAGGACACGAAGGACGCCATCGACAAGATCCGCAGCGATCTGCCCGCCGATATCGAAGTGCCTGTCGTCAGCAAGATCGACGTCGAAGGCCAGGCGATCCAGACCTTTGCCGTTTCTTCGCCGAACATGACGCTCGAAGAACTGTCCTGGTTCGTCGACGACACGATCAAGCGCTCGCTGCAGGGCCAGTCCGGCATCGGCAAGGTCGACCGTTACGGCGGTGCGGACCGGGAGGTGCGCGTTTCGCTCAGCCCCGAAAAGCTTGATGCCTATGGCATCACCGCAAGCGAGGTGAACAGCCAGCTGCGCGGCACCAACGTCGATCTCGGATCCGGCCGCGGCCAGGTCGGCGGCAATGAGCAGACGATCCGCACGCTCGGTGACACCCGCGACGTGACGCAGCTTGCCAACACCACCATCGCGCTCTCCAACGGCCGCTTCGTCAAGCTTTCCGAACTGGGTACGGTGACCGACACCTATCAGGAACAGAAATCCTTCTCGCGGTTCAACGGCAACCCCGCCGTCACCTTCGCGGTGTTCCGCTCCAAGGGTGCAAGCGAAGTCTCGGTCGCCGAAACCGTGGCGGAAAGCCTCGAAAAGGTCCGCAAGGATCATCCGGAAGTCTCGATCCAGATGGTCGATGACGCCGTCTATTTCACCTATGGCAACTACAAGGCGGCGCTTGATACGCTGATCGAGGGCGCCATCCTCGCCATCATCGTGGTCCTGCTTTTCCTTCGCAACTGGCGCGCCACCCTGATTGCCGCCGTCGCGCTACCGCTTTCCGCGATCCCGACCTTCTGGATCATGGATATCATGGGCTTCTCGCTCAACCTCGTCAGCTTCCTGGCGTTGACGCTCGCCACGGGTATTCTCGTGGACGACGCCATCGTGGAAATCGAGAACATCGCCCGTCACATCAAGATGGGCAAGACGCCCTATCGGGCAGCGCTCGAGGCCGCCGACGAAATCGGTCTCGCCGTCATCGCCACCAGCTTCACCATCATCGCCGTCTTCGTGCCTGTCTCGTTCATGCCCGGCATTCCCGGTCAGTACTTCATCCAGTTCGGTCTGACGGTTGCCTTCTCGGTGTTCTTCTCGCTGGCGGTGGCCCGCCTCATCACACCGCTGATGGCGGCCTATCTGATGCGCGCCGAAGACGCGATGGACGACCATCACGACAATGACGGCCGGCTGATGAAGGCCTATACGCGCATGGTTTCCGCCACCACCCGCAAATGGTGGGCGCGTTACCTCACGCTCATCGGCGCCGTCGGCTTCCTCGTCGCCTCCGTCATTCTTCTCGCCGGCGTTCCGGGCAGCTTCCTGCCGCCGGACGACGCATCGCGCGTGACGCTCTCGGTGGAACTGCCGCCCAATGCGACGCTGGATGAAACCGACCGGACGACGACCGAAATCTTCCATGCCATCCGTGACATCAACGGCGTGGAAAGCGTCTTCATTCTCGGCGGTGCTTCGCCCAAGGGCGATCTGGAACTTCGCCGCGCCACCGTCAACGTCATCCTCCAGCATATCGACCACTCATTGCTGAAGGTGCTGGTCAACAAGGGGCTGGGCTCCATTCCGCTCATCGGCCAATATCTTCCGAAGGTGGAAGAAAAGGGCCGCACACGTCCGCAATGGGATGTGGAGCGGGACATCTTCGCCAAGGTCCGCGCCATTCCGGATGTGCGCATCATCAAGCTGAACGACCGTGCGGAACGCGAACTGAGCTTCAACTTCCTGTCGTCGAACGAGAAGGACCTGAACGACGCCGTCGGCATTCTCGAAAGCCGTCTACGCGCCTCACCCATCCTTGCCAATGTCAGCTCGGAAGGCGCGTTGCCGCGTCCGGAATTGCAGATCCGCCCGCGCAAGGATGAAATCGCCCGCCTCGGCATCACGCCGCAGCAGATTTCGCAGACGGTTCGCGTCGCCACCATCGGCGATATCGACGCCCAGCTGACGAAGATTTCGCTGGATGACCGGCAGATTCCGATCCGCGTGCAGGCGTCCATCGATACCCGCCGCGATCTCGCCACCATCCGCGCCCTGAAGATCAAGACCGCATCCGGCTCGCTGGTGCCGCTCTACAGCGTTGCCGATATCGACTATTCGGAAGGTCCGAGCTCGATCAAGCGCAACGACCGCAACCGCGTCGTCTCCATCGGCTCCGACGTGCCATTCGGCACGGCGCTCGATACCTCGACGGCCGAATTCAAGCGGATCGTCGAGGAAACCAAGCTGCCGGCAAGTGTGCGCCTGGCGGAAAGCGGCGATGCCAAGGTGCAGGGTGAAATGCAGCAGGGCTTCGTCAACGCCATGCTGCTTGGCCTGCTGCTGGTGCTTGTCGTGCTCATCCTGCTGTTCAAGGATGTCATCCAGCCCTTCACCATCTTGTTCTCGCTGCCGCTCGCCATCGGCGGCGTGGCCGTCGCGCTCATCATCACCCAGAACGCGCTGTCCATGCCGGTTCTCATCGGCATCCTGATGCTGATGGGCATCGTGACGAAAAACGCCATCCTCCTGGTAGACTTCGCCATCGAGATGCGCCGTCACGGCATGGAGCGGGTGCATGCCATGATCGAGGCCGGTCGCAAGCGCGCCCGCCCGATCATCATGACCTCCATTGCCATGTCGGCAGGCATGTTGCCCTCGGCACTCGGCGTCGGCGAAGGCGGCTCGTTCCGCGCGCCGATGGCAATCGCGGTCATCGGCGGCATCATCGTCTCGACCGTTCTGTCGCTGATCGTGGTTCCTGCCTTCTTCCTGATCATGGACGACCTGTCGCGCCTGCTCGCCCACCTCTTCGGCCGCTTCGTCGGCAAGAAGGAAGAGGAGGAAGAGGCTCTCTCCAACGAGAAACTCTCGGAGATCGCCCGCGAAAACAGCCTGGCGCTCTCCTCGCTGGAGGCGCGGGTCGCCGGCATGGAAAAGGGCACCGGCGACAAGGCCGCAGACAAGGGCAGCAACATATTGCGGCTGCCGCCGCTTGCTGCGGAATAAAGCTTGCAGAATAACGATTGAGACGCCGGGCCTTGTGCCCGGCGTTTCTTTTGGGCGGACGTTTAAAGGGCAAAACGTCGCCGCTTGTTTCTTCTCCCCGCCGGGGAGAAGGTGGCCCGAAGGGTCGGATGAGGGGGCAACCTTGCCGAATCCCTCTACCCTCGCCCCCTCATCCCGCTGCCGCGGACTTCTCCCCCTCGGGGAGAAGAAATATGTGGCAATCGCCCGCCCCATATTTCCCTCTGTGCTTTGAAACACGAACGGCCCGTCATTTCCTCTCACATAACGACTGCAACCCCGTTTGATCGAAATCAATTCGCTTTTCAGGTGAACTGCTAATCTCCCTCGCATCGGGAATTGCCGGTCGAAGGATAATGCGATGAGTTCTTTGCAGATAGGCGTGAGAGAGACGGAACATCCCCGGTTTCGTATCGCTTCGGACAGCCCGGCAAAAGGTTTGAGCGGGAGCCGGATGGACGTGAACAAGACCGTGAAACTGAGCAACAGGGACAGGAACATTCTGCTGCGCGCGCCCTTGATAGGGATAGCGGATGACGCAGTGGCGTTGAAGCTGATGGAGGCGGCGACCATCATCAATGTCAACGCCCGCCATGTGCTCTTCAAGGAAGGCGAAGCGGCGCAGCATTTTTATTGCGTTCTGTCGGGTTATATCAGGCTTTACCGGCTGGACAGGCATGGGCGCGAGGCGGATGTGCGCGTCAGTGGTCCGGGCGATACCTTCAACGAATGCCTGATTTTCGGCAGCGACACCTATCGCTACAGCGCGCAGGCGGCGGAAAGCTGCACCGTGGCGCGTTTCGAGCTCGCGAAAATCCGGGCGTTGATCGATCAGGAACCGGCAATCGCCAAAGCCGTCATGCGTTGTCTTTCCAACAGCCTGCTTGGCACCATGGATTGCATCGCCAACGATCGGCTGCAGACCGCGCCACAACGCGTCGCCCATTATCTCATCAATCAGGGCCCGCGTGATGCGACATCCTTTTCGCTGCGGCTGCCGTTCCAGAAAAGCCTGCTTGCCGGCAAGCTCGGCCTTGCGCCGGAAGCCCTGTCACGCGCCTTCTCGGCGCTGAAAAAATCAGGCGTCACCGTGCGTGGCCGCATCGTGCAGGTCAATGACGTCGCCGCATTGAAGCAGATCTAGAAAAGACAGCGGGAGAGGAAGAAGGGCGGGATGCCAGCCGGCAGCCCGCCTTTCGCCATTGTGGATTTCGCCATTGTGGAAAGGGCAGATCAGCCCGGCTGCGGCACGAAGCGGAAGGCGTCGCCCTGCCGTTCAATATGGAAAAAGCCGCCAAGATGGCCACCGGACACCAGCCAGCCGTGATCGGCCGCCTCGGCCAGCGCCGCAAGACGGGTGGCATAGGCAAGTTCGGAATCGATATCGTAAACGAAAGCGATTTCAGGATCGTCAGCCTGCAATCCACTCACATGCAGCACATCACCCCACAATAACAGCCGGTTATCACCGCTGCCGATGAGATAGCCGGCATGCCCCGGCGTGTGGCCGGGCATGGCGATCGCCTCGATATCGTCGGCAACCGTTCCCATGGGGATCGGCCGCAGCATGGCACCACAGATATCGAGCAGCCGGGCGGCGAGATCGAAACCGCCCTGCCGGGCTGGCGGCAAGCTCTTGCGGGCATCCGCGCTGGAGAAAAAGCCAAGATCGGCCTCCGGCACCCATATTTCCGCATTGGGAAAATAAGGCCGGTCGCCATCAATGAGGCCAAGCGCATGGTCGCCGTGAATATGGGTGAGGATGACACGCGTCACATCGGCCGGCTGAATACCGGCGGTGATCATCGCCGCGCGGGCATGGCCATAGGCCGCACCCCAGGCGGTGCCGCAACCGGCATCGATCAGCCAGATGCCATCAGGCCCGGAGAGCGCGAAACAATTGACGTCCACATCCACCGTCTCGCCTTCAAGCCCGGCAAGAACCGCGGCCAGCGCAACCTCGCCCTGCCGATGGATGAGATGGCCGACCGGCGCCTTGTAGACGCCGTCGACAAAACGGGACACGGCATAGGGGCTGAAACGAAGAGGCGTATTCATGGCTCAGAGACCGCCCTGCTCTTTCAGGAAGCCGACGATATGCTCCACCCCATCGCCCCGCTTCATATCGGTGAAGACGAAGGGCATGGCATTGCGCATGCGGGTCGCATCATTATCCATTACGGTCAGATCGGCCCCGACGTAAGGTGCGAGATCCTTCTTGTTGATGACCAGCAGATCGGAGCGGGTGATGCCTGGCCCGCCCTTGCGCGGAATTTCCTCACCCTGACAGACGGAGATCACATAGATGGTGATATCGGCAAGATCGGGCGAAAAGGTCGCGGCGAGATTGTCGCCACCGGATTCGATGAAGACGACATCCAGATCGGGAAAGCGCGCATTGAGCCCGGCAATCGCCTGCAGATTGATCGTCGCATCCTCGCGGATAGCGGTATGCGGGCAACCGCCCGTCTCCACACCGACAATACGCTCCGACGGCAGCGCCTGCATGCGCACCAGCGCCTCGGCATCCTCTTTCGTATAGATATCGTTGGTAACGACGGCGACGGAATAATCAGCGCTCATCGCCTTGCAGAGCTTTTCCGTCAGCGCCGTCTTGCCCGAACCAACCGGCCCGCCAATGCCAACGCGCAGCGGGCCATTGCCCGATTTCATGCCCGATTTCACGACTGTGTTTCCTTCTATGCTTTGGTTCTGTCTCACCATATCTCCTCCGCTACTCGCTTCAAGATATGCAAGGATCGTGCCGCGAGTTTCTTCTCCCCGAGGGGGAGAAGGTGGCCCGAAGGGTCGGATGAGGGGGCAACGTCGCCGGATTTCGGGGAGCTCGCCCCCTCATCCCGCTGCCGCGGACTTCTCCCCCCTCGGGGAGAAGAAACAAGCGGCATGCGCTCGCTCCATCGATGCTGTAACTTTCAGGAGCGGAAAAGCCGCGTGCCCTGCACCTCGTGGCGCATCGCCGCCGTATCGGCGATGATCGTCGCGCTGCCGAGGTCATCGAGCGTGGATTGCGCAGCCCGCGCAGCCATCTCCGCAATCACCGCCTCGCTTGCTGCCAGAATGGCGACACCATCCTTCTGGCCTGCCACGCCAAGGCGGATGCCGGCCGAAACCATTTGCGAGACGCCGGCATGTGCGAAAGCGGCAAGTGTTTCCTTAAGCGGCACCCCATGCGCGGCGGCCACTGCCCCGACGGCGACAGGATATGGACATTCCTCCGGCAACAGTTCCAGAACCACATGCGGCCATGCGCCTGCGGCAGCAACGAAGGCATCACCCAGAAGTATCGTTTCACGATATCGCTCCGCCGAGCCGGCCAGCGCCCGCGCCAGATTGGCTGTTTCATTCAGGGCGGCGGCATCGCTGGCCCTGCGCCAGCCTTCCGCCAGAAACACCGCGTCGTTCCACAGGCTGCCGTGGCGCAGAAGCGTCTCCACCCAGCCAAGAAGACCGGCTGCATCAGGCACACGCCCATCCTCAACCGCCTTTTCAAGCCCGCCGGAATAGGAAAAACCGCCAACCGGAAATGCCGGCGACAGCCAGGCCATCAGCCGCAGCAGCGCGGCAACGCCGCGATCGTCGCTCACGGATCAGCCGTGATCATGATGGTGGTGATCATGGCCGTGCCCGTGACCATGGGAATGGCCGCCATGGGCGTGATAGGCACCGCGGGCCGGCTGGAAAGGTTCTTCCACCTCGCGCACCGTGGCGCCGAGACCTTCGAGCATGGCGCGGATGACGTGGTCGCGCAGGATGAGAATGCGCTCTTCTTCGATCTGTGCCGAAAGATGCCGGTTGCCCAGATGCCAGGCGAGCTCGATCAGGTGAAGCCGATCCTTCGGCGTGATTTCAAACAGCTTTTCAGCCGCGGCCCGAACCTCGATCAGATCGCCGTTTTCCACCACCAGAAGGTCGCCATGGGCAAACAGCACGGCTTCCTTCAGGTCGAGCATCACCATCTCGTCATTTTGCAGATGCAGCAGCTTGCGGCGCAGATGCCGCTGGTCATGCGCCAGCGTGACATAACCGGAAGGCTCGTCGCCAGGGGTTCCGGCGGGATGGTAAGAGGTAACGCGCAGCATGGGATGATCCGTTCGAAAACTGTCTTGGGGGTCTGATTTTTGCCGGATAGGCGGGGGGATTTCAAGGCGCGATTTCAGGGCACATGGCCACCAGAATGACAAAGCCCGGCATCACAGCCGGGCCAGGTGCAAACCTTTCTCCACTTTCGCCGTCATCCTCGGGCTTGATGTTCAGCCCGGAGACATAGTTGACAGATGTTCGGAGACATCCCTGACACTTTTGCCGGTTGGCAGAGGAGGGGCGGGATGGCTTGGCGGGAGATTTCTGTCATGGACCAGCGTAGGGAGTTCGTGCTGCTTGCGACGTTGGACGGGGCCAATGTTTCGGCCCTGTGCAAGCGCTTCGGCATCAGTCGGCAAACGGGTTATCTCTGGCGGCGTCGGGCGAATGCGGGAGAGGCGGTAAAGGATCGCTCCCGTCGTCCGCACTCAAGCCCTCGACGGACATCCGATGATCTGGAGCGCTGCGTGCTTGCCATTCGTGACGAGCACCCTGCCTGGGGTGCTCGCAAGATCGCAAGGCGAATGCAGGATCTGGGCATCGAGCCTCCCTCAGCATCCACCGTGCATGCTGTCCTGTCCCGCCATGGTCGGATCGGACCGCAGGCAAGTGAGCGCATGACAGAGAGCCGCTTCGAGCGTGAAGCACCGAACCTTCTGTGGCAGATGGACTTCAAGGGGCGTACGCAGATGGGCTGCGGCAACTGGTGCTACCCCCTGACGATCATCGATGACCACTCCCGCTTTGCCATCGCGATAGAGGCCTGCCTCAACGAGCAACTGGAGACCGTACAGACGAAGCTGGAGACGATCTTTCGCCGCTATGGCATGCCGCTGGCGATTTACTGCGACAATGGCAACCCGTGGGGTGCAGGTGTTCCAAACCAGTGGACGCGCTTGCGGGTCTGGCTTTTGAAGCTTGGCATCGAGTTGATCCATTCACGACCCTATCATCCGCAGGGGGCGGCAAGAACGAGCGTTTCCATCGCAGCCTCAAGGCCGAGGTGACGGACTTCGCCGCGCTGAAGGATCAGGCCCATGCCCAGAGAGCTTTCGACCGCTGGCGTGAGATTTACAATCACCATCGCCCGCATGAAGCGATCGACATGGCTGTGCCTGCAAGCCGCTATCGGCCTTCTGCACGCCCATTTCCAAGCCAGCTTCCTGAGCCCGTCTACGACAGAAGCGAGATCGTGCGCAGCGTCAGTTCTACCAAAGGCTATCTCAGCTTCAAGGGCAAAGCATGGCGCATCCCGAACGCTTTCAGAAGCGAGCGCCTGGCCATCCGGCCACTCAACAGCCCAGGTCTCTTCGGCGTGTTCTTCGGGGCAACGCAGATCGCAAAGATAAACCTCGAAGACAAAGTCTGACTGTCAGGGATCTCTCCGAACACATGTCAGGGATGTCTCCGGTCTTTACACTTGACCCGAGGATCCACCCGTCAGGCGTTTATGGATCCTCGCCTCAGGGGCGAGGATGACGGAGGAGAGGTTTTCGCCTGCTGTCGGCACCCCGAACACGACATCGGTGCCGGGCCTTCACAAAACCAAAATCAGGCCGCAGCGCGGCTTTTCAGGTTTTCCAGAATGTTCTGCGGCGCGGAAACGCCGTAAGGGTCGGATTCGCAATTATCCTGATAGCCCTCTTCCTCGAACCACTGCTCCACCAGACCGTCATTGATGACGGCGGCGTAACGCCAGGAGCGCATGCCGAAACCGAGATTGTCCTTGGCGACCAGCATGCCCATCTTGCGGGTGAACTCACCCGAACCATCCGGAATGACCTTGACGTTTTCGAGGTTCTGGCCCTTTGCCCAGGCATTCATGACAAAGGCATCGTTGACCGACAGGCAATAGATTTCATCCACGCCGAGCGCGCGGAATTCGCCAGCCAGCTTTTCGAAATCGGGAAGCTGATAGGTCGAGCAGGTCGGCGTGAAGGCGCCCGGCAGCGAAAACAGAACGACCTTCTTGCCCTTGAAATAATCATCGGAGGTCATGTCCTGCCAGCGGAACGGGTTGGGGCCGCCCACGGCCTCGTCACGAACGCGCGTGCGGAAAGTTACGGCGGGCACTTTTTTGCCGAGCATGGCTTTTCTCCTGATCAGGTGTTTTACGCGGATCGCTTGGGATCAATCCGCACGGAATTCTTTTGCCGTTTCCATAGCGCAAGATGCGCTGCGGTGCAGCATAAAAATCGGATTCAAGTCATCGAATGTACGAAATCCCGCATCTGTGGAAGATCAATTGTGGAGATCGACCGACCAGCGCAACAGCGGCGGCAAGGGCGTCCACCAGCCTGTTCGAATACCGGCCTCGCGCAACATGGCTGCCGACCACGTGTTGCAGCCGGCCAGCGCATTAAACCAGCCATTCGCCTCGAAAAACGCGTCCGTCAAACCATAGGCGGCACCGGGGACAAGCTGGACCTTGCCGTCATTTCTGACAAAACTTGCCCTGATACCGGCGAGAAGGCGCTGATAGCCTGCTTCTGAAATACGAAGCCGTTTCACTCCGGCCATATCGGCGGGAAAGTCTCCCGTCACGTCCACATGCATCACCGATCGGTCAAGCGTGAACGAGCGCAGCACCGGCAGCGGTTTCAGATCGGCCCAGGTGGGCGTCTCTATGTAAAACGACCGTCCACCCCAGCCAAACACCAGATAGGCAGCTGCGGGATGATTGACGGCAATACCGTCCTCCTGCAACTCGGAAAACACCCGCCGCAGATCGTCATCGACCGGCAGGGCGATATCGGTGTGGATCGGATTGGACAATAGCAGAATCTCGCGATCCTTCGCGCCGCCGTCTGCATTGTCAGCGAAAAAGGGACGCGGCACGGGGGTGCCGAGCACAAGAAACAGGACAATCAGCAGCACGCCGCCGCCGATCCACTTTGTGATAAATCTCAACACGAAACGCCGTTAAAACAGGAAATAACGCTGCGCCATCGGCAGCACGGTCGCCGGTTCGCAGGTCAAAAGTTCGCCATCCGCCCGCACCTCATAGGTTTCCGGATCGACCTCGGTATGCGGGGTGAGCGAATTGTGGATCATCGACGCCTTGGAGATGCCGCCGCGCACATTCTTCACCGGCAGCAGCGTCTTGGCGACGCCAAGGCGCTGGGCAAGGCCGGCATCCAGCGACGCCTGCGAGACGAAAGTGACCGAGGAATTGGTGCGCAGCTTGCCATAGGCGGCAAACATCGGCCGGTAATGCATCGGCTGCGGTGTGGGGATGGAGGCATTCGGATCGCCCATCGGGGCGGCGGCAATCGAGCCGCCGAGCAGCACCATCTCCGGCTTCACGCCGAAAAAGGCCGGGTTCCACAACACCAGATCCGCACGTTTGCCGACTTCGATGGAGCCGATCTCGTGGCTGACACCCTGGGCAATGGCTGGGTTGATCGTATACTTGGCGATGTAACGGCGCACCCGGAAATTGTCGTTTTCGCCGGTCTCTTCCTTCAGGCGGCCACGCTGGCGTTTCATCTTGTCGGCGGTCTGCCAGGTGCGGATCGCCACTTCGCCGACGCGGCCCATGGCCTGGCTGTCGGAAGAGATGATCGAGAACGCGCCGATATCGTGGAGAATATCCTCCGCCGCGATGGTTTCCTTGCGGATGCGGCTTTCGGCAAAGGCGATATCTTCGGGAATGGACGGCGACAGGTGGTGGCACACCATCAGCATATCCAGATGTTCGGCCAGCGTATTGACGGTATAGGGCCGCGTCGGGTTGGTGGAAGACGGAATGACGTTCGGATTGCCGCAGACCTTGATGATATCGGGCGCGTGCCCGCCGCCCGCCCCTTCAGTGTGGAAGGCATGAATGGTGCGGCCCCTTATCGCGGCGACCGTATCTTCCACGAAACCGCTTTCATTCAGCGTGTCGGTGTGGATCATCACCTGCACGTCATATTCATCGGCAACCGTCAGGCAATTGTCGATGGCGGCGGGCGTCGTGCCCCAGTCTTCGTGCAGCTTCAGCGAGGAGGCGCCGGCGAGGATCATCTCTTCCAGCGGTGCGGGCAGCGA is a window from the Agrobacterium tumefaciens genome containing:
- a CDS encoding efflux RND transporter periplasmic adaptor subunit, with amino-acid sequence MQHKVTFNRFVFVLLSATALPFSAAAEGEAPAPVKQQNLPSIIVAHAAKRDLVDRIIATGTIRPVDEIYVQPLVDGLSIDTLNADIGDRVEANAVLAVLSSDSLVLQKSQLEANKAKAEASVTQSKAQVLEAQANLNDALRQRDRAAKLGQSGSGSVSETEKTEAAAQVAQARLEAAKQAVSAGEADIKVVAAQIDDIDLKLTRTGVKTPVAGIVSAKNAKVGAIASGAGNPLFTVIKDGAIELVADLSETDIQKVKAGQKAYLTVAGGAQKIEGKVRLVSPTVDPTTRLGSVHVVLPENSPARSGMYASAEIIVEETNALALPLSAVTSGREGSTTRKVEGDVVKQVKIETGIEDSGFIEIVSGLAAGDKVVEKAGAFVRDGDRIRPVEAQTAASN
- a CDS encoding efflux RND transporter permease subunit, which translates into the protein MNFSAWSIRNPIAPLLGFALLMILGMQAFKTLPITRFPNIDVPVVAVTVTQSGASPSELEMQVTKEIEDAVAAISGVDEIQSSVVDGQSTTTVVFRIEKPTEEAVQDTKDAIDKIRSDLPADIEVPVVSKIDVEGQAIQTFAVSSPNMTLEELSWFVDDTIKRSLQGQSGIGKVDRYGGADREVRVSLSPEKLDAYGITASEVNSQLRGTNVDLGSGRGQVGGNEQTIRTLGDTRDVTQLANTTIALSNGRFVKLSELGTVTDTYQEQKSFSRFNGNPAVTFAVFRSKGASEVSVAETVAESLEKVRKDHPEVSIQMVDDAVYFTYGNYKAALDTLIEGAILAIIVVLLFLRNWRATLIAAVALPLSAIPTFWIMDIMGFSLNLVSFLALTLATGILVDDAIVEIENIARHIKMGKTPYRAALEAADEIGLAVIATSFTIIAVFVPVSFMPGIPGQYFIQFGLTVAFSVFFSLAVARLITPLMAAYLMRAEDAMDDHHDNDGRLMKAYTRMVSATTRKWWARYLTLIGAVGFLVASVILLAGVPGSFLPPDDASRVTLSVELPPNATLDETDRTTTEIFHAIRDINGVESVFILGGASPKGDLELRRATVNVILQHIDHSLLKVLVNKGLGSIPLIGQYLPKVEEKGRTRPQWDVERDIFAKVRAIPDVRIIKLNDRAERELSFNFLSSNEKDLNDAVGILESRLRASPILANVSSEGALPRPELQIRPRKDEIARLGITPQQISQTVRVATIGDIDAQLTKISLDDRQIPIRVQASIDTRRDLATIRALKIKTASGSLVPLYSVADIDYSEGPSSIKRNDRNRVVSIGSDVPFGTALDTSTAEFKRIVEETKLPASVRLAESGDAKVQGEMQQGFVNAMLLGLLLVLVVLILLFKDVIQPFTILFSLPLAIGGVAVALIITQNALSMPVLIGILMLMGIVTKNAILLVDFAIEMRRHGMERVHAMIEAGRKRARPIIMTSIAMSAGMLPSALGVGEGGSFRAPMAIAVIGGIIVSTVLSLIVVPAFFLIMDDLSRLLAHLFGRFVGKKEEEEEALSNEKLSEIARENSLALSSLEARVAGMEKGTGDKAADKGSNILRLPPLAAE
- a CDS encoding Crp/Fnr family transcriptional regulator — its product is MDVNKTVKLSNRDRNILLRAPLIGIADDAVALKLMEAATIINVNARHVLFKEGEAAQHFYCVLSGYIRLYRLDRHGREADVRVSGPGDTFNECLIFGSDTYRYSAQAAESCTVARFELAKIRALIDQEPAIAKAVMRCLSNSLLGTMDCIANDRLQTAPQRVAHYLINQGPRDATSFSLRLPFQKSLLAGKLGLAPEALSRAFSALKKSGVTVRGRIVQVNDVAALKQI
- the aidB gene encoding AidB family quorum-quenching N-acyl homoserine lactonase, whose amino-acid sequence is MNTPLRFSPYAVSRFVDGVYKAPVGHLIHRQGEVALAAVLAGLEGETVDVDVNCFALSGPDGIWLIDAGCGTAWGAAYGHARAAMITAGIQPADVTRVILTHIHGDHALGLIDGDRPYFPNAEIWVPEADLGFFSSADARKSLPPARQGGFDLAARLLDICGAMLRPIPMGTVADDIEAIAMPGHTPGHAGYLIGSGDNRLLLWGDVLHVSGLQADDPEIAFVYDIDSELAYATRLAALAEAADHGWLVSGGHLGGFFHIERQGDAFRFVPQPG
- the ureG gene encoding urease accessory protein UreG is translated as MKSGNGPLRVGIGGPVGSGKTALTEKLCKAMSADYSVAVVTNDIYTKEDAEALVRMQALPSERIVGVETGGCPHTAIREDATINLQAIAGLNARFPDLDVVFIESGGDNLAATFSPDLADITIYVISVCQGEEIPRKGGPGITRSDLLVINKKDLAPYVGADLTVMDNDATRMRNAMPFVFTDMKRGDGVEHIVGFLKEQGGL
- a CDS encoding urease accessory protein UreF; amino-acid sequence: MSDDRGVAALLRLMAWLSPAFPVGGFSYSGGLEKAVEDGRVPDAAGLLGWVETLLRHGSLWNDAVFLAEGWRRASDAAALNETANLARALAGSAERYRETILLGDAFVAAAGAWPHVVLELLPEECPYPVAVGAVAAAHGVPLKETLAAFAHAGVSQMVSAGIRLGVAGQKDGVAILAASEAVIAEMAARAAQSTLDDLGSATIIADTAAMRHEVQGTRLFRS